The Dunckerocampus dactyliophorus isolate RoL2022-P2 chromosome 1, RoL_Ddac_1.1, whole genome shotgun sequence genome has a segment encoding these proteins:
- the LOC129179094 gene encoding G-protein coupled bile acid receptor 1-like, with product MDRGEERLIYAITVPLSTSIILANLVIISGISCNRQLRNTPNYFFLSLLVADMCTGVALPFIPLMALERELSFGSCLVAHVFPNFLFLAFLLNLVMVHYERYICIVEPLRYSNLWMHRRFPLALLLAWAPPLLYASLPAFGWNNWTGPDWHGCCARGQKWTPVSNCSTNVTICCSYRRVFPNAFLYLEVYGLVLPAILTIAAMTGRVLWITRGQLRDICRLHRSVERGQASDGEHRLNLRYTRCVVAVSLTFLACWVPYLIYMHVCIAFLMSDTKWSSTTHIVLSCTGIGSMAVVPLVLGLANKQYTEPAYKLLLKLRDRLRRTAQTPHESAV from the coding sequence ATGGACAGAGGGGAGGAGCGCCTCATCTACGCCATCACGGTCCCGCTTTCGACCTCCATCATCCTCGCCAACCTGGTCATCATCTCGGGGATCTCGTGCAACCGCCAGCTGCGCAACACGCCCAACTACTTCTTCCTTAGCCTGTTGGTGGCAGACATGTGCACGGGCGTGGCGCTGCCCTTCATTCCCCTCATGGCGCTCGAACGGGAGTTGAGCTTCGGCTCCTGCCTCGTGGCGCATGTCTTCCCCAACTTCCTGTTCCTGGCGTTCCTTCTCAACTTGGTGATGGTCCACTATGAGCGTTACATTTGCATCGTGGAGCCGCTGCGCTACAGCAACTTGTGGATGCATCGCAGGTTCCCTCTGGCCCTGCTGCTGGCGTGGGCGCCACCGCTCCTGTACGCATCCCTGCCGGCTTTCGGCTGGAACAACTGGACCGGTCCGGACTGGCACGGCTGCTGCGCACGAGGACAAAAGTGGACGCCGGTGTCAAACTGCTCCACTAACGTGACCATTTGCTGCTCATACAGACGCGTGTTCCCCAACGCCTTCCTCTACCTGGAGGTGTACGGGCTCGTCTTGCCCGCCATTCTCACCATCGCTGCCATGACGGGCCGCGTCCTGTGGATTACCCGGGGCCAGCTGAGGGACATCTGCCGCCTCCATCGCTCTGTGGAGCGTGGGCAAGCCTCGGACGGCGAGCACCGGCTGAACCTGCGCTACACTCGCTGCGTGGTGGCCGTGTCTCTCACCTTCCTGGCGTGCTGGGTTCCGTACCTCATCTACATGCACGTGTGCATCGCCTTCCTGATGAGCGACACCAAGTGGAGCTCCACCACTCACATCGTGCTCTCATGCACCGGTATCGGCAGCATGGCGGTGGTGCCGCTGGTGCTGGGCCTCGCCAACAAGCAGTACACGGAACCCGCCTACAAGCTGCTCCTCAAACTTCGAGACAGGCTGAGGCGGACCGCGCAGACGCCACACGAGTCTGCAGTCTGA